The genomic DNA tttttttccctttgtcagAGGCTATTTGAGGAGCAGCTGAAGAAGTATGAACAAGTTAAGGTGTATATTGATCAAAACCTTGCGGCCCAGGAGAACATTTTGAAGGCACTGACCGAGGCTAATGTGCAGTATGCCACTGTGCGCAAGACTCTTGCAGAAACGGAGCAAAAGTAAGTTGTTTGGACATGTTTGCAAGGCAGTTGTTTCCTTTACCATGGTTTTGGGATTTACATGCAGCTTCTCACATGTGAGTGttatctctgtgctctgcaggtGGAATAGCACAGTGCAGATGCTGGTTGCATCATATGAGGCCTATGAAGACCTGATGAAGAAATCTCAGGAAGGAAAAGAGTTTTACCAGGACCTGGAGGGCAAGGCGTCTCGTCTCTTAGAAAGAGCCAAGACTGTCTGTAAATccagggaagaggagagaaaagccATACTGGAAAAGTAAGAGGGAATGTGTAGTTACATTAACCTTATTTTAACCATGCTAGACACTGAAATTATAACTATGCTCAAATTTTCTTGAAACCTTCctgtttgatttctttgttgCTTATTAGAATGTCCCCTGTTTCcctttttgttgttctgttagGGAGCTCCAAAAAAAGGCTCCTCCCAGGCCGACAGCCCCAAAACCCCCTCAAAAGAAGCCATCAGATGTGGATCCCTCTGATTTTGAAGACCCTGAGCTTGCCCAGCTGAGTGCTGCTATCCTGGCCTTGGGAGGAGAACTGCCAGAGGAGCTCCGCAGTCTGCCTCCTGACTTCAGCCTCCCCTCCAGAGGTCGTCCTCTGGCCCCAGAAACCTTCCTCCCAGGAGTGAACACCAGCTCCTCTATGCGCTGGCCAGGAGCATCATCCTCACCATACGCAGCACCTCAGTTTCCTCCAAACCTACCCCCTCCTGAACTCTTGGCACGAATTCCCCGTTTCCCAACCCCTCTTCCCACACAAAGCCCCCTTAATGTACCCCCAGCTCCTCTACCACAGCAGCCACAGCTTCCACAGGCATCCCAGCAACCATCTGTGTCTGGGTACGGCCCTCCATCCTCTATCCAGTCCCATCCAGGGCCAACTGGGATTCTAGGAGTACCTGGGGCACCTCCAGCACCTGCTCCCATTCGACCCTCCACCACCACTGTGGATAGCGTGCAGACACCCATCCCTAGCTACACTCCAGCTCCAGGACAACCAGCCTTGCATACACCCACTCCACATCACACTATACCACCTGCAGCATCTGGAGTCTATACGGTGCCTCCACAAGTGGGTCCCTATCCCCAGTACGTACAAGCTCCTGGTGTGCCCATGAACCAGCCACCTCAGAGAGTGCAGGCACCTCAACCACAGAGCCAGATTCAACAGCAGTTCCCCCGGCCCCACAGTACTGGCCAACCACAGCCCCCTTATCCAGCAGTTCCTGCTCAGCAACAGATTCCAAGACCTCTCACTGGACCACAGTCTCATCCACAGACTCAACCACAGTATCAACACTACATGGCCCAGCCGAGACAGCCTGGGCCACCTAACTTCCAGCAACCTGCATTCCCAAGGCAGGTTCCTCCTCATATCCAGCCAGCTCTCCAGCCAAATCAGGGGTACCCCCCCTCACTAGTCCCTGACTCCCGTTCTGCACATCCTCAAGTAAATGCAGTGTCCCAGAATCAGGTTGTAGCCCACAGCCCACACCCACAAATGCCCCCTTCCACTCAGTCCATGCCTCCTGTGTCCATGCCACATTTAGCCCATGTAAAACCACAAATACCTCCTGTTTCCCAGCCTTACATGCCCCCTGTCAACCAGCAAATGCAGCCAGCTTCCTATCCACAAATGCCTCCATCTTCTCAGCACTTACCTCCTGTACCCCATGCACAGATGCCGCCAACTTCACAACAAATGACCCCACCTTCTCATCCACAAATTGGTCCTCCTTCCGCACAGATGTCTCCACCCTCTCGTCCACAAATGCCTCCAGCTTCCCAACCATTACCATACCCCTCTCATCCACAAATGCCCCCTGCCTCTCAGACCCTTCATCCTTCTGCTTTCCCTGCACATCAGCCCAGAGGTCCTCTTCCAGCTCAGCCTCAATTACCTCCAGGCTCTGTGCCCTCCCAGCTGTCTGTCCACCCTAATACCCTGCCACCACAGCATCACCCACACCCCCAAGCGCCTCTACAGACTCACATGCAGATGCCCCCACATATGACACAGCATCCTATCCGTATGCCACAGCAGCCTCTTTCCCCTCATTCTGCCTCTATGGGCTATCCAGGTGGTGCTCCCATAATGCCCCATCAGTCGGCCCAAATGACCCCCCAACAGCCCAAGCCAATCGCGCCTCAGCCGATGGCGCCTCAGCCGATGGCGCCTCAGCCGATGGCTCCTCAGCCGATGGCTCCTCAGCCGATGGCTCCCCAGCAACCCCCTTCTGGTTCCACATCCTATACTGCCCCACCTGGTGGGATCATTCCATCTGGACCTCTGCAGCACCCCTCTCCAGTGGGACCGTCTGGTCCCCAGTCTCTGCCTCAGGGCATGATCCCAACCTCAGCGGGAGCCCCAGTGGCCCCACAGCCAAATGTAATGCCCTCACCTGCCCCTTCACCTGCTCCTTCCCCAGGCCCCCCATCCTTGGGTCTGGTCCCACAGAGACCCTCTCCTGCTATCACTCCTGTTGTAGGAACTCCACACCcccagtctccatcaactgtccCATCTTCTACTGCTCCCTTGCCTACAATGGACTCTCTATTCCAACGTCAGAACTCTAGTACTGATGACCTGCTCTCCTCTAGTCCTGAGAGTCAGCATGGTGGCACAAAGGATACTGCTAATGTCTTATTACCTACCAAGGCTGATCCTCAGGATGGTGAACGCCGAAAGAAGGCAGAGGGTGTGCGTCTTATCCAGGGAGATCCCTACCAGGCACCCGAGAGGGTTTCCCGTCTCTATGCAGATCTGGAACGGTTCCGATTGATAGTTGAATCTTTGGAGCATCCAACAGGGGAGGGTAGTCAGTCTGAGTTAGATGCACGTTGGAAGGAGCTACAGGACCAACAGGAGAAGGACGCTCGGCAGCTTTCCATTGCCATAGCACGCTGCTACACCATGAAGAATCGGCACCAAGATGTCATGCCCTATGATTTCAATCGTGTGGTCCTACAGTCGGGCAAGGACGACTACATCAACGGCAGCTTCATTGAGGATCTGTCACCATACTGTCCCCGCCTCATTGCTACACAGGCTCCTCTCACTGGCACAGCCGCTGATTTCTGGCTTATGGTCTACGAGCAGAAGGTTTCACTGATTGTTATGCTAGTGTCTGATCAGGAGCTGGAAAAGGTAATGATATACTTATGATGatctttataaatgtttttgatATCTAACCAATACAGTAAGGGGCTATTGCTCACTTCAGATCtgactgtcatgtttttctgtatgtAGCAAAAAGTGGTACGTTACTTCCCAACTGAACGAGGTCAGCAGCTCGCCCAGGGGCCAATCACCCTCACTCTGACCACTCAGAAGACCACCCCAACTCATGTGGAGCGCATGATTGGGCTGCAATACCGTGACCAGAGTCTCAGACGCACTGTCATCCACCTACAGTTCACCTCCTGGCCTGAGCTGTGAGACATCACGCAATGCCCACAATCTAAAATACAAGGCCAACTAAAAATTGTTCgtttttttctcagtccatCTTCACAACCTTActgtcgctctctttctctcttcgtGAACAGAGGTCTCCCTGAAAGTAAAAGCAGCCTTATTCACTTTATTCAGGAAGTTCATGGACATTATCTACATCAGCGCCCATTACATACACCTGTTGTGGTCCACTGCAGGTAGTGCAATTTAAAATGAGGATTTAAACGTTACATTAAAGATAATCCGTGATGATGTGGAAGACTCGTATATGATGTATTTAGCGTGAATGTTTCCATTCCCTTTCTATTTCTCTCAGCTCTGGTGTAGGACGTACAGGCGCCTTCTGCCTGCTGTATGCTGCCCTGCAAGAGCTGGAGGCTGGAAATGGTATACCTGAGCTGACCACACTAGTGAGGAAGATGAGGCAGCAAAGGAAGAACATGCTACAAGAAAAGGTTGGTGTATGATTGAGCAGAAAAGCAAGAGTTTAGATAAGGTAGAGTTGAATAGGAAATGATTTTACATGATAGAACTTAACGGAAGGTATCTGATGCAAACATCTTTGCTGTGTCCACAGCTCCACCTAAAGTTCTGCTATGAGGCTGTCTTGAAACATGCAGAACAGGTGCTACAGCGCCATGGCATCACCATTGCCCCCTGCAGCAAGAcaacaaacagcacagcagtCAAAGTGAGCTtcttcactcattctctcatttccaTTTGGACTTAAAAGTTTTTAGTCTCTGATCATTTGTGATCCCgtctttctgcctgtttttccaGCCTTACTCTCGGCAGGAGTCCCAGGACATTGTTCTGGGAGGGGACATGCCTATAAGTTCCATCCAGGCCACCATAGCTAAGCTCAGCATACGTGCCCCGAGTGTTGAGTCAGAGCAAGATCCAAACCAGGACCAGATCCCCCCAGCCCCAGCTGTGCTGCAGCCCAGTGAAGAGTTGGAGCCTGCTGCCGTACAAACGCCTCCACATGAGCTCCCTCACACTGAGCCACTGCCAGCTTCTCTCAGTCCTCCTCTCTCCAACACTTCTTCACCTGACAAAACACACTCTCCATCGCCACCCAGTGGTCAAGGAAATGGATTTGATGTGCCAACACCTACGTCATCCGCCTCTGATCACCAACCTGGATCAGGTTCAGCTCCTCCCACCACCACCTCTCCTCGTTCATCGTCTCTGGATCTTTTGGCATCCCTGACTCCTGAGGCTTTCACGCTTGACAACACCTGCCGCGGGAAGCAGCGTATCAGCAAGCAGAGCTTCCTCCAGCCTCAGGAGGGTCAGGGCCTGCAAGGCCCACCTCAAAGTGATGACCCGCTCAGCAGCTTAGACCCTCTCTGGACTCTCAATAAGACATGACACTGCACATTAAATGAGCTCCTCTATGCTCCTACTGCTCTTGCTTCTATTCCATCGTGTGTCTCGCCAGGGAAATACCCTCTCTTCTTGGCTGCTCCAAAGCCCTTCCTTCTTGGCCCCTGATGGTGGCCCGTGCCTGAGGGACCACATCactgtgcgtctgtctgtccatttacGGTTTTAGTCTGTTTACACTGCTCTTGTTCAGCACTGCCCCTTCCAATTCCAGCCTTTATTCTTTATCTTCAGTCTGGTCCTTTATTCAGAATGCATGCACTTCTATTCTGATGGTGTGTCTTACAACATTTACCCTTCCTGGCCAGGTATGTTCATTTCTGCTCAAAAATGCTTACGTTACTTGAAACAGAGAggtgaggaaaaagaaaggaaaagaaaaaaaaaagaaaacgtgcAGTTTGTCTCACCACAAAATGGTAGTAATTTAGAGGGGCACTTGATGCTCTGAGCTCCTACCTGGTCTTATTATATTTTGCTGCTTGCAGTGCAACTTGTCTGTTATGAAGATAAGTGTCTACACGTGTATTACAAGCTATCAAGACCTGCAGTTTTATGTATCTAGGGCCAAATCATAGAAGGTAATTAATTGAGGAGCTGAGCTGAAATACATTGTATTCACTTTGATATTGCTTTTACACTTGCGTTTCAGAATCTGCAGTTCTAAAATCGCAGAGCATTCTAACAGAGTTGATTCTTTCTTGCCTTTCTTTTAACATTGTAAATATATCTATCTTAATTAAAATCAACATCTTGAAGACCCATGTTCCTGATGTGTGCGTATGGGAAACAGACTGCAAATGatctaaaaattaaaaaaattctcTATGAAGAGCCCATTGTAAAAAGCAGAGAACAAGAACTCCACACTCAAACTGAAGACCCCTGCAGGCCTCCCATGAGGGGTGCCCTAGGCTACAAAGTAATTAATAATCTCTGGGTCTGTATTTTGTACATAAGGAGAGAGCACAAAATGTTAAAGGTATCAAAGCCTTTTTATTTGCAAATTAGTATAAAGTTGTATTCCTGTGTTAAAAATAGTACAGAGCATTAGATACATACATCCTCTACAGTTTTGCTTACACTGTGTATTAATGGGATGAAGGAGGAAAAGGCAGAGTAGGCCCAAATCTAACAATATTTACAcccagtctgtctctgcctccctcctccAACATCTGCAGTGCAACCCCGTCCCCATCTCACTACACTGAAACGGCCTCCTCCTTGAGTTTCCTTCACttcagtttgaaaatgttaaaaatgttttaacagaTTAATATTGGTAAAAAATGACATTACCACCACTCTGCATGCTTCCAATGATGCCGTTACAGGTGTAAGATACtgaaggaaaggagaagaggtaGGCCATTTACCGGTACTAAAGTGGGGCTCGTCAATAATCCCATCTAGATTATGCAGTGCAACTTGTATATATCTATTCAAATATGCAGCACAGTCATCTCTGATTAGTTCAAGGTGTCATCTGAGAGTGAAGAATGTATCAGTGTTAAATTGGCTGAGGGTACGAGGGGTTCCTCTACAACCTGCAAGTGCAAGAATTCACGGATTTAGAGGAAGCCAGAcaatatgaaaaataatcatGACAAATTGAACAGCACTTTAGTGTGGtccaaggtaaaaaaaaaaaaaaaaatcccattaaCAGTACTTGCCTCCTAAGAGCAGTCTGGACAAGCCCATGAACAGACAATGTTCATGCTAAAAGAGACCCAAcattgtgtttggaaagtcTGAGTTTCTGTGCTCAACATCCTGCATACTCAATGTGGTCCCCCATAATATCGTTAGAGATACACATTAAAATGCTTCCTGCATCTTACCAATTCATTCCTCATGAGATTATGGGTCATAACAGAACTGTTCCCTGATAAatctggttcttttttttgaacaatCTCATCTTAAATTGCTCAGATGTGCATAATGCTGTGGTACatgaattaaattaataaaaatgttaaatgtcaaAAGGTGGCATTAGGATcagtgttggaaaaaaaacactgattttcaTAAACTCAACCGGAAAGACAGCAGTTAAATTGGGGGCCtccaacccaaaaaaaaaaaacaaaaattcaattCACATTTTATAAACCAAAAACAACTATGGGTTGGACAACTAAAGctaagaaaacaacacaaatatattTTGCCTAATAATCCATTTCTTCAACAGCTTCTCCATGAAATTCAAAAGCTTTTCTTGTCTACTATTTACATCCGTAAAGCAAAGCAAATAAGTTAATCATTTCCATTTGCCGTGTGCGTTTCTACTCATTACAGTGTGAGTAATGTATAATCCATCAAAACCAGTCCTCCGAATATCCCACTGCATCTCTAAAGGTGCTTGAACGATGCTGAGTACTAACTGATGGTGGTAATATAAGGAATACCAGTATCTGTCCATAGACAATTTTAGtgttaaaatatttgcatatgcCATATGCATATCATCTTTTACTCCTGTCATCTTGTGaagcatacgtgtgtgtgtgtgtgtgtgtgtgtgtgtgtggaagagatgtgtgtaatgtgtatctCCAGGCCTGGCAGCAGTAGTACATTCTCCCAGTGTTGCTGTGCTCAGGAGGCTTTTGGCAGGTGGGTGTGGTTACTACTTCAGCATTACAAACCCCCATGACATCTAACAAATCCACAGTTGTCTGTAGAAAGACAGCCAAATAAACTGTTTGCGTGTGAGATCAGGACAGATCTGAGGGCAGTCGTTTAGAGACGCGATATGTAGAGCGTTGGTGTATACAGCATGGGGCCAGATGACTCCACATAAACAACAGAGACTGTTGGATCTGTGACTGAGGGAAAACATTGTATAttcatttgaaatggaaaaactgGTGAAATGACAAATATGAACACCTTAAACCAGCCATGACTTTATATGAAATAATGCACTCTGTAGCCACTCTGAGTCCAGGCTAAGAAGAGACGGGGCTTAAATGATCAGTCTTCACTGTGGATCTGTGTGGGTCGCACATGCCTCTCTATTACGGTCTGTTTCAGCAGGCACGACCGGCCTACCGAAACTCAGGACAACACGGCAGTACTGCTACTGCGATGTGAAAAGCTGTAATCTGTTCTTACCAAGACTttctaaatataaataataataaaaaaaaaaatccacagacagaaaaagaaagacttaaTTCTATATGATAGAAATGTATCCACCACAGTCCACAATCACATTCTAGTCTGTCCCAAAGAGCCTCCAGAGCACATCGACTGAACTGGGGAGGGTGTGGGTTGGAGCACTAAAGGAAAAATGGTCATTACATAGGGCTGTGTGTGCGTCCGAGTTACcctgaaaccccccccccccccccccccccccccacccgctctctctccctaacaccTCCCCCATGAACAATGAGCCACAATGAAAGAGATGTTACTTATTGGGAGTGAGTCTCTCACCTCTGTCGAATTTCCTTTCCaaggaaggaaaaacaaacaaaaataacactaaacaaacacacacacacacacaaatctgaccTTATCATGTTGTTAATGTTTCCTTTAGTAAAAGCTTActttttatattaaaatttaTGACAACGTCTCCACGTGAAATTATCATTTAAGAGCCAAGTTTAGCATTTCCATACAAATTATGCTATTCAGAATTTCTCTCTAATAAATAAGATTCAAACATTATAAAATAGCCCGTCCCCGGGAGGCTCCAATGATTACAGcattcttctcacacacacactctcattcacacactcagactcaaaacacattttaatattattgtcagcagtattttctgttttgttttgttttttcatcaaaattaccccccccccaaacaactctctacttttcatttttccaccCATACCCCCTTAACCAcccttcccacacacagacacaacacactccTCCCCATCACATTCAAACTGGTGCTAGCAACTGCTATACTGGGGCCAAACCTCCTTAGCCTCTCTGGCTTGCTATTGGCATTTAAATGGAAAGGCAGGCCAGATAGGCTAGAAGTCCCCGTCAGCAGATTTGAATCCACAATCATGAGACTctccaaacagaaaaagaaaagtctaaACATTCTGCTCAGTTATATATTCtaccaaaaatataaaatgttctGAATGAAGGTCCAAAAaggcctgtaaaaaaaaaaacaaaacaaaaaaacaaaaaaaacccccacatgaATAAGAGCACAGAGGCAGCCATCTTGCCCACAGACAGCTACTCTGTAGACATGTTACTCAAGTCTGTGCTCCGACTCCCATCTGTCCAAACAGGAATATTCAGCACTACAGATACAAGGCCTATTCCCCCCCCGTTCGATGAAACAATGCAGCATCGGGAGGGAAAGGACcggcaaaaaagaaagaaaaaaaaaaaaaaaaaaaagaagagagaagcagCCAGTCACATCTGTAAGAAAAGGTTAACCTGTGACATCACAGGtcagggaaagacagaagagcTTCAGTGCATCCGAGCTGGCCATGCCGTGCCGTtccctgggagagagagagagacgagagtcTGTGGGCCGCTGGCGGGCTCAGTCCAGCTTCTCCAGCACAGAGGGCACATAGACCAGGCTGAGTTCGCTACCAAAGTCACACACGATGGCGGCGTTGTCTAGCACCAGGAGCTGTCGCACACCCTGGCCCTCGCTGTTCTGGCCCAGGTATACAGTCTGAAGCAGGTCCCCAAAGTTCAAATCCCAGAAAGACACACAGCCCTGACCCCCCGTCACCAGTAAACTCTCAGAAATCACACCCAGACTCGCCCCGCAGCCCACCTCCTGAGAgcgagagacatagagagagagagagagagagagaataaaagagagggagagagagagcaagagagtgagagggagagatttatAACAAATCAGCACGAGCGACATCTTATATCACTTTCTATATTCAAGTCTGAAGTACTAATATGCAAGAAAACACGCATCCCATGTACTGACCTGCTGTATGGAGTAGAGTTTAATTCCTGTGCACCGGTCCCAGATGCAAATGAGGTCATCCAACCCGCTGCTGATGACACAGGAAGTGGTGCAAACTAGCGAGGTGACATCACCACGGTGACCGTATACGTGGCTGACCCGGCTTCCTGTCAGCACGTCCCACAGACAGATCGCCCCGTCCTGCCCCCCGCTGGCCAGAACCATGGTCTATAACACATCAGAGAAGCCACACCTGAGCATATCTCAGTCCATCAGCACTGCACTGTAACAGAGGGTAGTGACATAGTGCCATTAGACAGACCTGGTCTATGTAAATGGCAGTGATGCCTCCTGAGTGACCCTGTAATGTGAAGAGACAGCACGAGTCTTCCAGACGATACacctgtgacacagagagagagagaaaaagaggcatCTCAGCTGGTGGctctgactgcgtgtgtgtgtgttaaagagcgTGATCCTAAATATGTGACGTGTAAAATGCGTGATTAGTGTGGCTGCCTGGAAACTGTGAAGTGCAGGAAGGAGAGTGAATGATGTTTATGGCTATGCGGCTCTTACTCTGACAGTGTGGTCTTGGCTGCCTGTGACCACTCTGCCTGCTGCTGCTTTGAGCACAGTGATGGGTTTCTGATGGGCACACTGTACAGAGCGTGTCAGCTGGCAGCTGATCACATCCTCGCTGCTGTAGCAGGGGGAGGGAGGCAAACTTCCCCTGCCAGGAGGGCCTGCAACACAGTATCACGTGAGAtagtgagttaaaaaaaaaacaaaaaacaccaaactAAGGTCTGCTAATTTAAAACAGCGGCGCTCACAACTGCAGACACATCTGATCTCTCATATAGAACAAGGGGCTGAATGTAGACAGAGCCCATTTCTAGCACAGAACATATAAAGTTGGTTGGTTTGAGTGTCCTGTGGTAGGAATGGACTGTGGCTATTGAGGCATCCGCAGTCAAACCACAACGACTATACCATCTCCCGTTCTGTGCTGAGAAATGCCAGACCTCGTTAGCGAAACAAAACTGTATCATTAATCACTCCATGTTCTAAGGCAGTTTCAACACAGATACACTGCCATTATGTCCAATGGCCAACCACTACAAAACTCCATTTGGTCCTCCAAGAGTATATATACTCTGGGTGATATATTTGATGCTAATGGCATGCGCTGATTCCAAGACATTAAAtctgccttctctctccctAGCCAAACATTCTTCCTTTATTTATAAATTTGCTCCATACTGCAGACATGTAACATTCCTTTGGGTGCTCCTTTAGCTACTCATGCCTTAGTAAGTTATCTGTCAGTGGGTGGGAGGGTGGGATCATACATTTacaagaaatgtatttttccagGTGCCTTTGAAAAGTTCCTGTATTTGCAGTATGGGAAAGAGAGCTGAAGTTGAGTATGGAGCCTGCATGGGAGAGAGTATGAGGCAATATAcctctatatatacaccttttCTCATCAAGGAACCTCAGTCACCAGCTGATCCATTTCAAGGTTATTCAAATGGCTTATACAACTCCCTTCAAACGGTCCCAAATGAAACGTGCCAGCGATCCTAACTGTCATACATGCAACACTGGGGCGGCAGGCACAATGCCCCATATGTTTTGGGAGTGCCCCACTATCTCAAGATTCTGGCGTACTGTGGTCTACACTGTTATCAGATGCTCTGGACACTGACACCGTGGCTTCAccttccctttttctccttAAGGACGACTCTCTCCTGCAGCTCCCGGTCTCTCAGCACACACTACTCCttacagcagcaaaaaaagTTATACTGCAGTTGTGGTTTACAACTGCTTCACCTTCATTTAATATATGGACTCCTAATATGATCTCTATTACGACTCAGGAGAGGTCACATGCAAGATTACATGGAGCAAAGTCTAAAGCTATTGATGCTTGGATGTCTTATTAGTCTTATGCGAACATTTTTATAATCCTTTCTGATAGCATTATTACTACCTCCATATTTTgactacatttttttcttgtgcaGTATGTACGTGCATATTTGCAACATGTATTTACGGATATTCTTTGTACATTTTCCTTTAACCTGAACCTGTACACTGACAGTATCTTTGTCTTTGATGAGTGGTTTCATTCCCTGGGTCGCTCGCTGTGTTTGCTAATAAAAAGttgtttacaaaagaaaaaggaacagacTGTGGTCACAGTCTGTTACACTCACCACGGTACTGCAGCAGACCGAGAGGCTTATTGATGTCCACTGTGAAGAAATCCAGGGAGCCGTTCAAACGAGCTGCAACAATCCTGCAGAACAGAAGACGATTGTCAGACAGAGccactgtgtttgctgtgccTCTTTAGACTGGATTTTGTGTATGGTTTGAGGCGGTCTGTAAATGTCACCTGTTGTTGAGGAAAGCCAGAGCTGTAATGCCTGAGGATCCATCTTCATTACTGCATCGCAAAGAGCCTTCCACTGCATCCCATaactataatacacacacgcgcacacacacgcacagagagagagagagagagaaaactcttaATCTCTTCCTTTCCTTCAGGTTCCTCTGTTATCCATATATTTGttgttgcacttttttttttttttttccttcacagcaTTTCTCACCTCCAGTTTGCCGCTGCTTCTGCCCGCGGCGATCAGGTTGCCCCTCAGCTCCATGGCCCACACTGAGCTGTCCCAGTCAGAGGGACCAGGCAAGGGCCTTTCGGGGGGCAGGACGGGCTGGTCGCCCAGGCTGCGGCGCCTTTGCTGGGACGCTGGTGGTGAGGGAGGGAAGGGAAGTGGTGGGGAGGCCTCATGCTCCTGGTACGCCTTCTCCACGAGCCCCCCGAAATCAAAGCCAGAGCCGGGCTGCGTCTGGGAAGGAGGCTGTTCACCAAAATTAGTGTCAATGAGGGGCGTGAGGTCAGGCTGATCCCCAAACAGAGTGGGGCGGGTGGGTGTGGCTCTCCTTCTCAGCGGGTATACCTCGCCATCTGCCATGCCCGCGCCCAACCCGGCATCCTGGCCATCAGATCCAAGCAAGTAGTCTGCATCACACACTCCCGCAAGATCCCAACCGTCACGATGCTCCCATCCACTGCTGCTACTGCTCCTGCGCAAACTGGACAGACAAAAGAGAGGTACAGAGGTCAGGTACTGAGTGACACAATTCAGTTActgctgtttcatttcagaaaacGTCTTCATCATTTCAGAT from Chanos chanos chromosome 8, fChaCha1.1, whole genome shotgun sequence includes the following:
- the ptpn23a gene encoding tyrosine-protein phosphatase non-receptor type 23; translation: MEAVPRMPMIWLDLKEAGEFQFSPSVKQFILKNYGEDPDNYNEQLKKLEQLRQSAVNVTRDFEGCSTLRKYFGQLHYLQSRVPLGAGQEAAVPVSWTEIFSGKTVTHDDINYEQACILYNLGALHSMLGAMDNRVSEEGMKVSCTHFQCSAGAFSYLRDHFSHNFSVDMSHQILNLNINLMLGQAQECLLEKSMLDNRKSFLVARISAQVVDYYKEACRALENSDTASMLGKIQKDWKKLVQMKIYYFAAIAHLAYLQSSLDKLNEAIKLAKGQPDSVQEALRFTLDVIGGKFNSAKKDNDFIYHESVPSLDTLPSVKGAPLVKALPVNPTDPSVTGPDIFSKLVPMAAHEASSLYSEEKAKLLRDVMAKIDSKNETLEQFMDSLSLDPETVDNMDMYNNIPTVLMEKCAALSVRPDTVKSLIQSMQALSGVFTDVEASLKEIRDVLDEDEAGERSLEEGVGKQYVPARPPTLAELRRDLEKYLEAHEKASFTNTELHRAMNLHISNLKLLGGPLDSLREALPKPQLTEDEVAGLQCMKRILGKVQEMRDQRSSLEKQLRDLIQQDDITAALVTTERADMKRLFEEQLKKYEQVKVYIDQNLAAQENILKALTEANVQYATVRKTLAETEQKWNSTVQMLVASYEAYEDLMKKSQEGKEFYQDLEGKASRLLERAKTVCKSREEERKAILEKELQKKAPPRPTAPKPPQKKPSDVDPSDFEDPELAQLSAAILALGGELPEELRSLPPDFSLPSRGRPLAPETFLPGVNTSSSMRWPGASSSPYAAPQFPPNLPPPELLARIPRFPTPLPTQSPLNVPPAPLPQQPQLPQASQQPSVSGYGPPSSIQSHPGPTGILGVPGAPPAPAPIRPSTTTVDSVQTPIPSYTPAPGQPALHTPTPHHTIPPAASGVYTVPPQVGPYPQYVQAPGVPMNQPPQRVQAPQPQSQIQQQFPRPHSTGQPQPPYPAVPAQQQIPRPLTGPQSHPQTQPQYQHYMAQPRQPGPPNFQQPAFPRQVPPHIQPALQPNQGYPPSLVPDSRSAHPQVNAVSQNQVVAHSPHPQMPPSTQSMPPVSMPHLAHVKPQIPPVSQPYMPPVNQQMQPASYPQMPPSSQHLPPVPHAQMPPTSQQMTPPSHPQIGPPSAQMSPPSRPQMPPASQPLPYPSHPQMPPASQTLHPSAFPAHQPRGPLPAQPQLPPGSVPSQLSVHPNTLPPQHHPHPQAPLQTHMQMPPHMTQHPIRMPQQPLSPHSASMGYPGGAPIMPHQSPMAPQPMAPQPMAPQPMAPQQPPSGSTSYTAPPGGIIPSGPLQHPSPVGPSGPQSLPQGMIPTSAGAPVAPQPNVMPSPAPSPAPSPGPPSLGLVPQRPSPAITPVVGTPHPQSPSTVPSSTAPLPTMDSLFQRQNSSTDDLLSSSPESQHGGTKDTANVLLPTKADPQDGERRKKAEGVRLIQGDPYQAPERVSRLYADLERFRLIVESLEHPTGEGSQSELDARWKELQDQQEKDARQLSIAIARCYTMKNRHQDVMPYDFNRVVLQSGKDDYINGSFIEDLSPYCPRLIATQAPLTGTAADFWLMVYEQKVSLIVMLVSDQELEKQKVVRYFPTERGQQLAQGPITLTLTTQKTTPTHVERMIGLQYRDQSLRRTVIHLQFTSWPELGLPESKSSLIHFIQEVHGHYLHQRPLHTPVVVHCSSGVGRTGAFCLLYAALQELEAGNGIPELTTLVRKMRQQRKNMLQEKLHLKFCYEAVLKHAEQVLQRHGITIAPCSKTTNSTAVKPYSRQESQDIVLGGDMPISSIQATIAKLSIRAPSVESEQDPNQDQIPPAPAVLQPSEELEPAAVQTPPHELPHTEPLPASLSPPLSNTSSPDKTHSPSPPSGQGNGFDVPTPTSSASDHQPGSGSAPPTTTSPRSSSLDLLASLTPEAFTLDNTCRGKQRISKQSFLQPQEGQGLQGPPQSDDPLSSLDPLWTLNKT